The following coding sequences lie in one Acidobacteriota bacterium genomic window:
- a CDS encoding amidohydrolase family protein: MTQGYAHLTFEEADKGTLEVGRLADLVVTSEHYLDCADPCLETMQVDMTVVGGRVVYER; the protein is encoded by the coding sequence GATGACGCAGGGGTACGCCCACCTCACCTTCGAGGAAGCCGACAAGGGCACGCTCGAGGTCGGCAGGCTCGCCGACCTGGTCGTCACCTCGGAGCACTACCTCGACTGCGCCGACCCCTGCCTGGAGACCATGCAGGTCGACATGACGGTCGTGGGGGGCAGGGTGGTGTACGAGCGGTAG
- the tcmP gene encoding three-Cys-motif partner protein TcmP, translated as MMTSYNQFGGAWTEDKLQVLEGYLDAYTTALKHQPFDLIYVDAFAGTGWIESGNEDDYGIPIMGSAGRALSVRHRSFDRIVLVDLDAKNCRHLRELRHHYPRRVIDVECDDANVFLRRLRRNTYGSAWRGVLFLDPFGVQLKWSTVAHVAGLQRLDMWLLFPSSAIGRMLPLTRDPDAVEPQWVSRLNAVFGGDSWRKLYSSTGQENLFGVEELHRNRGVGGLRSIYESQLQELFGDRFLGLSRTLRNRKNSPLFELFFCVGSSSPQAIALAKRIATNKILS; from the coding sequence ATGATGACTAGCTACAACCAGTTCGGTGGAGCTTGGACCGAAGACAAACTCCAGGTTTTGGAAGGCTACTTGGATGCTTATACCACCGCCCTCAAGCACCAGCCATTTGACCTCATCTACGTGGATGCGTTCGCAGGTACAGGATGGATAGAATCTGGGAACGAAGATGACTATGGAATACCGATCATGGGCTCCGCGGGTCGAGCCCTCAGTGTGAGACATCGATCATTTGATCGCATCGTGCTGGTGGACCTCGACGCCAAGAATTGCCGTCACCTGAGGGAACTGCGCCACCACTACCCGAGAAGGGTGATCGATGTCGAATGCGACGATGCCAATGTCTTTCTAAGACGCCTCCGTAGAAACACTTACGGGAGTGCTTGGCGCGGCGTCCTTTTCTTGGATCCCTTCGGCGTCCAACTGAAATGGAGTACCGTTGCTCATGTTGCGGGGCTACAGAGGCTCGATATGTGGCTGCTCTTCCCTTCCAGTGCAATCGGCAGGATGTTGCCCTTAACGCGGGATCCCGACGCCGTTGAGCCACAGTGGGTTAGCCGTTTGAATGCCGTTTTCGGTGGTGACAGTTGGCGAAAACTGTATTCGTCCACCGGCCAAGAGAATCTCTTCGGCGTGGAAGAACTGCATCGGAACCGCGGCGTTGGCGGTCTCCGTAGCATCTACGAGAGCCAACTCCAAGAGCTCTTCGGTGACCGGTTCCTAGGGCTTTCTAGGACATTGAGGAATAGGAAGAACTCACCTCTATTCGAGCTTTTTTTCTGTGTTGGCAGCTCAAGCCCTCAAGCGATCGCACTAGCCAAGAGAATCGCCACCAATAAGATCCTGAGTTGA
- a CDS encoding phage Gp37/Gp68 family protein — protein sequence MGQRSSIEWTEVTWNPTTGCTRVSEGCDNCYAEALSRRLLSKIYRRRLPAVDTAANRRDPFAVRIWPERLSQPGQWKGRRLVFVNSMSDLFHRDIPGWFLRAVFEVMLDVDRHTYQVLTKRPSRVARFVRENKDLFGEQGLPSHIWIGTSTENQNTAYRIRHLKQVPAAVRFLSCEPLIGPLSLCKVLSSGGIHWVIVGGESGPGRRPVNPRWVADLRDECLAAKVPFFFKQWGGRTPKAGGRELEGREWNEIPGGWAEGFPQTIGGEGAIGEHAGGGREWNDD from the coding sequence ATGGGCCAGAGAAGTTCAATCGAATGGACGGAGGTCACTTGGAATCCGACAACGGGTTGCACCCGAGTATCGGAGGGGTGCGACAACTGTTACGCGGAAGCGTTGTCCCGGCGGCTGTTGAGCAAGATCTACCGTCGGCGCTTGCCGGCGGTAGATACGGCTGCCAACCGGCGTGACCCCTTTGCCGTCAGAATCTGGCCGGAGCGCTTGTCGCAGCCAGGCCAGTGGAAAGGACGACGCCTTGTCTTCGTCAACTCGATGTCGGATCTCTTCCATCGGGACATCCCCGGTTGGTTCCTCCGCGCCGTCTTCGAGGTGATGCTCGATGTGGATAGGCATACCTACCAAGTACTCACCAAGCGTCCGAGCCGCGTTGCCCGCTTTGTGCGAGAGAACAAGGACCTGTTCGGAGAGCAGGGACTGCCGTCGCACATCTGGATCGGGACATCGACGGAGAATCAGAACACGGCCTACCGGATCCGACACCTGAAGCAGGTTCCAGCGGCGGTTCGTTTCTTGAGCTGTGAGCCTCTGATCGGCCCGCTCAGCCTGTGCAAGGTGCTGAGTTCGGGTGGCATTCACTGGGTTATCGTAGGGGGTGAGAGTGGGCCAGGGCGACGCCCGGTCAATCCTCGGTGGGTAGCGGACCTACGGGACGAGTGCTTGGCCGCGAAGGTCCCCTTCTTCTTCAAGCAGTGGGGAGGACGTACGCCGAAGGCGGGCGGGCGTGAGTTGGAGGGGAGGGAGTGGAATGAGATTCCGGGCGGATGGGCGGAAGGGTTTCCTCAGACCATCGGAGGTGAAGGAGCCATCGGAGAACACGCTGGAGGCGGACGGGAGTGGAATGATGACTAG